Proteins encoded together in one Riemerella anatipestifer window:
- a CDS encoding glycosyltransferase family 4 protein — protein sequence MNIVYFFPNLKDAAGTERMLNVKANYLADVLGYNVTIITYRQYDDPIFFKFSEKIKMIHFDIPDPTRDLKNFPSVERKKLYKNFMATYRKKVEDYLYHNPTDIAISMYFGAEHKFLPLIKDGSKKILEYHFHFDITPFSKILKSDWSLQNLKAKILTKLFQRTLNKFDKIVVLTEEDEKEWSYYFDNVTNIPNPITIEPITADTNAEKVLAVGRHTSQKGFDYLVEAWAIVAKKFPNWQLDIYGHGEQEEERKQQIKNLGLEKSINLYPPSKEINKVFSEHSIFVLSSRFEGFPLVLIEALASGLAPVSFECKNGPKQMLGDNKLKEFLVEPNNVEIFAEKLSELMESDVLRKEMSEEALRVSKRYEMSSIMKKWEGLFRDLVKK from the coding sequence ATGAATATTGTTTATTTTTTTCCAAACTTGAAGGATGCTGCGGGTACCGAAAGAATGCTAAATGTTAAAGCAAACTATTTAGCAGACGTGCTGGGGTACAACGTAACAATAATTACTTATAGACAGTATGATGACCCTATTTTCTTTAAGTTTAGTGAGAAAATAAAAATGATTCATTTTGATATTCCGGATCCTACGCGAGACCTGAAAAACTTTCCCAGTGTAGAGAGAAAAAAGTTGTATAAAAACTTTATGGCAACTTACCGAAAAAAAGTGGAGGATTATCTGTACCATAATCCTACGGATATTGCGATTTCGATGTATTTTGGTGCGGAACACAAGTTTTTGCCCTTGATAAAAGATGGGAGTAAAAAAATATTAGAATACCATTTTCATTTTGATATTACGCCGTTTAGCAAAATTTTAAAATCCGATTGGTCTTTGCAAAATTTAAAGGCCAAAATTTTAACCAAATTGTTTCAAAGAACGCTTAACAAGTTTGATAAAATTGTAGTGCTTACGGAAGAAGACGAAAAAGAGTGGAGTTACTATTTTGATAATGTAACCAATATTCCCAATCCTATTACGATAGAACCTATTACAGCCGATACCAACGCAGAAAAAGTATTAGCGGTGGGTAGGCATACTAGCCAAAAAGGCTTTGATTATTTGGTGGAAGCCTGGGCTATTGTTGCCAAAAAATTTCCAAATTGGCAGTTAGATATTTATGGACATGGTGAACAGGAAGAAGAAAGAAAACAACAAATAAAAAATTTAGGATTAGAGAAAAGTATCAACCTATATCCACCAAGTAAGGAAATTAATAAAGTTTTCTCCGAACATTCTATTTTTGTGTTAAGTTCTCGTTTTGAAGGCTTTCCGTTGGTATTAATAGAAGCACTTGCATCTGGACTTGCACCTGTTTCTTTTGAGTGCAAAAATGGACCTAAACAAATGTTGGGAGATAACAAGTTGAAAGAATTTTTAGTAGAGCCCAATAATGTAGAAATTTTTGCAGAAAAATTAAGCGAATTAATGGAAAGCGATGTTTTAAGAAAGGAAATGTCAGAAGAGGCATTGAGAGTATCAAAACGCTACGAAATGTCTAGTATTATGAAAAAATGGGAAGGATTGTTTAGGGATTTAGTGAAGAAATAG
- a CDS encoding capsular polysaccharide synthesis protein → MMLFNTIALKLKKTFPDFYQKVLNIKQGRYNYTFSEDRYPDSFLSNHYQGDYKEQKAPEVIYCFWTGDNEMSENRKRGLETLEKNAGVPVKLITPKNLQEYVKADAPLHKGYELLSLVHRSDYLRCYFMHHYGGGYSDIKPFEHSWKPAFNKLNSKRSKYIIGYPELLHGGIAPAEHRFLAEKKFYTDYERQMSVEKYLQQDLMKYTPLLIGNCSFISKPYSPITTEWYDEVHKRMDELYDYFYEYGDNQDFEVPYFYLVQIFHPLILKYHKHVLRDKKLLPILKNYR, encoded by the coding sequence ATGATGTTATTCAATACTATAGCTTTAAAGTTAAAAAAAACTTTTCCTGATTTCTATCAAAAAGTTTTAAACATAAAACAAGGTAGGTATAATTATACCTTTTCAGAAGATAGATATCCAGATAGCTTTCTATCTAATCATTATCAAGGTGATTATAAAGAGCAAAAGGCTCCAGAAGTAATCTATTGCTTTTGGACGGGAGATAATGAAATGAGTGAGAATAGAAAAAGAGGGCTGGAAACTCTAGAAAAAAATGCAGGAGTTCCTGTAAAGCTCATTACTCCAAAGAATTTGCAAGAATATGTAAAAGCGGATGCCCCATTACATAAAGGCTATGAATTATTGAGTTTAGTTCATCGCTCAGATTATTTAAGATGCTACTTTATGCACCACTATGGCGGTGGCTATTCTGATATTAAGCCTTTTGAGCATTCTTGGAAACCAGCTTTTAATAAACTTAATTCTAAGAGAAGTAAATATATCATTGGATATCCAGAATTATTGCACGGAGGGATAGCACCAGCAGAGCATAGATTTCTTGCTGAAAAAAAGTTTTATACAGATTATGAAAGGCAAATGAGTGTAGAGAAATATTTACAGCAAGACTTAATGAAATATACCCCATTACTCATAGGTAACTGCTCATTTATTAGTAAGCCTTATTCTCCGATTACAACCGAATGGTATGATGAAGTACATAAAAGGATGGATGAGTTGTATGACTATTTCTATGAATATGGAGATAATCAGGATTTTGAAGTGCCATACTTTTATCTTGTTCAAATTTTTCATCCACTTATCCTAAAATATCATAAACATGTGCTGAGGGATAAAAAACTTTTACCTATTCTGAAAAATTATAGATAA
- a CDS encoding glycosyltransferase family 2 protein encodes MEKRLTLIVPIYNTEEYLPKCLDSLIIREDLMPLLEVLLIIDGSPDNAREIAQEYEKKYPQTFRVINKENGGYGSVLKRGIAEGKGKYCKVLDSDDWYDNHSFEKFVEQLKTIDTDVVVTDFVREYVFENRSELYSLPKVKPNKVYDLDKEISELEGAFVMHRLAYKTDVVRQAEIDFPEKIFYTDTLFASLPLFFAKDLYYIDSPLYRYLIGRDGQTVAPATIRKNRKGVETVIRYYYQRYTQHKSQMTEEKRKFILSSIKTFFQMYYKILVHLDFSSAKKELAEWHSFVKKTPEYRVFSDNQISEVLYNILPYFIFRYTSFIWRK; translated from the coding sequence ATGGAAAAACGACTAACCCTTATAGTCCCTATATACAATACGGAAGAGTATTTACCTAAATGCTTGGACTCGCTAATAATTAGAGAGGATTTAATGCCGCTTTTGGAAGTGCTGCTGATTATAGACGGAAGTCCAGATAACGCACGGGAGATAGCACAAGAGTACGAGAAAAAATATCCTCAAACATTTAGGGTAATAAATAAAGAAAATGGAGGCTATGGCTCTGTATTGAAAAGAGGAATAGCAGAGGGGAAAGGCAAATATTGTAAAGTGTTGGACTCTGATGATTGGTATGATAATCACTCATTTGAAAAATTTGTAGAGCAACTAAAAACTATTGATACAGATGTTGTGGTTACAGACTTTGTAAGGGAATATGTTTTTGAAAATCGGTCGGAATTATATAGCTTACCAAAAGTAAAACCTAATAAAGTTTATGATTTAGATAAAGAGATTAGTGAATTAGAAGGAGCTTTTGTGATGCATAGATTAGCGTATAAAACGGATGTGGTAAGACAGGCAGAGATAGATTTTCCGGAAAAAATATTTTATACGGATACTCTTTTTGCTTCTTTACCCCTTTTTTTTGCTAAAGATTTATATTACATAGATAGTCCTCTATACAGATATCTGATAGGAAGAGATGGACAAACCGTAGCTCCTGCTACCATCAGAAAAAATAGAAAAGGAGTGGAAACGGTTATTAGGTATTATTACCAAAGATATACGCAGCATAAATCTCAAATGACTGAAGAAAAGAGGAAATTTATTTTGTCTTCTATTAAGACCTTCTTCCAAATGTACTATAAAATTTTAGTTCATTTAGATTTTTCTAGTGCAAAAAAAGAATTGGCGGAGTGGCATTCTTTTGTGAAAAAAACACCAGAATATAGGGTGTTTTCGGATAATCAAATTAGTGAAGTATTATATAATATACTGCCCTATTTTATATTTAGATATACTTCGTTTATTTGGAGAAAATAA
- a CDS encoding NAD-dependent epimerase/dehydratase family protein, whose amino-acid sequence MIVGKGLVASLFTNVDREDIIFFASGVSNSLEVRMEEFMREENLVRETIANHPDKIMVYFSTCSIYDSSKVDSPYVRHKLKMENIVSNNCSRYLILRLSNVVGKGGNPNLLMNYLVRSVMNGEVINVHTKATRNLIDADDVRAIVLSLIETQNINKIINLAYLENYTIVEILEILESFFKIRLNLNLVKAGASYPISTSSEVENYYIQNKLLDKENYLRTILSKYYSICDVD is encoded by the coding sequence ATGATTGTTGGAAAAGGACTTGTAGCATCATTATTTACGAATGTAGATAGAGAAGATATCATTTTTTTTGCATCAGGTGTTTCTAATTCGCTAGAGGTTAGGATGGAGGAGTTTATGCGTGAGGAAAATCTTGTTAGAGAAACTATTGCTAACCATCCTGATAAGATAATGGTGTATTTTTCTACTTGTAGTATATATGATTCTTCCAAGGTAGATAGCCCTTATGTACGTCACAAATTAAAAATGGAGAATATTGTCTCAAACAATTGTAGCAGATATTTAATTTTAAGATTAAGCAATGTGGTAGGAAAAGGAGGTAACCCTAATTTACTGATGAATTATCTAGTGCGTTCGGTAATGAATGGAGAAGTCATAAATGTACACACAAAAGCAACTAGAAATTTGATAGATGCAGATGATGTGAGAGCAATAGTGTTGAGCTTAATTGAGACTCAAAATATAAACAAAATTATCAATTTAGCATATTTAGAAAACTATACTATTGTTGAAATATTAGAAATATTAGAATCTTTTTTTAAAATTAGACTCAATCTCAATCTTGTAAAGGCAGGAGCGAGTTACCCTATAAGTACCTCATCTGAAGTGGAAAATTATTATATACAAAATAAACTTCTTGATAAAGAAAACTATCTTAGAACTATTTTGTCTAAGTATTATTCTATTTGTGATGTAGATTAA
- a CDS encoding acyltransferase encodes MKSFILFLFYKFYKFLKYSEVYLLRKKFFLNSQSKIHSSFKLGADNVLDIHSKAVFNIAENVMINQNNFITVKKEAKLSIGKETYITRATISCLEEIAIGENCILGEGLKIFDHNHNYTKEPFSVSKTEFNTAPIKIGNNVWTGANCIILKGVTIGDNVIIGAGCTIYKDIPANSIVVNKQDLLSIW; translated from the coding sequence ATGAAAAGTTTTATATTGTTTTTATTTTATAAGTTTTATAAATTTCTTAAGTATTCGGAAGTTTATCTATTGAGAAAAAAGTTCTTCTTAAATTCTCAATCCAAAATACATAGTTCTTTTAAGCTAGGAGCAGATAATGTGCTGGATATTCATTCTAAGGCTGTTTTCAATATAGCAGAAAATGTGATGATAAATCAAAATAATTTTATCACAGTAAAGAAAGAGGCTAAATTGAGTATAGGAAAAGAAACTTACATTACTAGAGCTACCATTTCTTGTTTGGAAGAAATAGCTATTGGAGAAAACTGTATTTTGGGAGAAGGGTTAAAAATTTTTGATCATAATCATAACTATACCAAAGAACCTTTTTCTGTATCTAAAACAGAATTTAATACAGCACCTATCAAAATTGGTAATAATGTTTGGACAGGAGCGAATTGCATTATATTGAAAGGGGTGACGATAGGAGATAATGTGATAATAGGAGCAGGATGTACTATATATAAAGATATTCCTGCAAATAGTATTGTGGTTAATAAACAAGATTTATTAAGTATATGGTAA